One segment of Mycolicibacterium sp. YH-1 DNA contains the following:
- the metH gene encoding methionine synthase, whose protein sequence is MVIDGAMGTAIQRDRPDEAGYRGDRFTEWPTALQGNNDLLTLTQPQIIESIHREYLEAGADILETNTFNANAVSLSDYDMADLSYELNYAGAALARAAADEFSTPDKPRYVAGALGPTTRTASISPDVNDPGARNVSYDQLVAAYLEAANGLVDGGADLIIVETIFDSLNSKAAVFAIETLFEERGRRWPVIISGTITDASGRTLSGQVTEAFWNAIRHAKPLAVGLNCALGAPEMRPYIAEVARIADTFVSCYPNAGLPNAFGEYDESPEAQASYIKEFAEAGLVNLVGGCCGTAPPHIAEIAKVVEGKPPRELPEIEVATRLSGLEPLNITDDSLFVNIGERTNITGSARFRNLIKAEDYDTALSVALQQVEVGAQVIDINMDEGMIDGVAAMDRFTKLIAAEPDISRVPVMIDSSKWEVIEAGLKNVQGKPIVNSISMKEGEEKFIREARLCRKYGAAVVVMAFDEQGQADNLERRKEICGRAYRILTEEVGFPAEDIIFDPNCFALATGIEEHATYGIDFIQACAWIKENLPGVHISGGISNVSFSFRGNNPVREAIHAVFLFHAIKAGLDMGIVNAGALVPYDSIDPELRDRIEDVVLNRREDAAERLLEIAERFNSKDKAEDPVAAEWRTLPVRERITHALVKGIDADVESDTEELRAEIAGAGGRPIEVIEGPLMDGMNVVGDLFGAGKMFLPQVVKSARVMKKAVAYLLPFIEAEKEQSGAAASKDTNGTIIMATVKGDVHDIGKNIVGVVLQCNNYEVIDLGVMVPAQKILDAAKEHNADIIGLSGLITPSLDEMVNFAVEMERQGLEIPLLIGGATTSRAHTAVKVSPRRSGPVVWVKDASRSVPVAAALLDDKQRPALLEATETDYAALRERHAQKNERPMLTLEKARANRTPIAWDDYTPPVPAQGIGVREFLDYDLAELREYIDWQPFFNAWEMKGRFPDILNNPVSGETARKLYDDAQEMLDTLIKEKWLTANGVIGFFPANAVGDDIEVYTDDTRTEVLTTLCNLRQQGEHRDGIPNRSLGDYIAPKDTGLADYVGSFAVTAGLGSQDKIVEFKAANDDYNAILLESLADRLAEAFAERMHQRVRKEFWGFQPDEQLDNEALIGEKYRGIRPAPGYPACPEHTEKATLWELMDVKERAGIELTESMAMWPGAAVSGWYYSHPQSQYFVVGRIAQDQVADYAKRKGWTLKEAERWLAPNLGYNPED, encoded by the coding sequence ATGGTGATCGACGGCGCGATGGGCACGGCGATCCAGCGCGATCGGCCGGACGAGGCCGGCTACCGCGGCGACCGGTTCACGGAATGGCCGACCGCCCTTCAGGGCAATAACGACCTGCTGACCCTGACACAGCCGCAGATCATCGAGTCGATCCACCGCGAATACCTCGAGGCGGGCGCCGACATCCTGGAGACCAACACGTTCAATGCGAACGCGGTCTCGCTCTCCGACTACGACATGGCGGACCTGAGCTATGAGCTGAACTACGCCGGCGCTGCCCTGGCGCGGGCGGCCGCCGACGAGTTCAGTACCCCAGACAAGCCCCGCTACGTGGCAGGGGCGCTGGGGCCGACGACGCGGACCGCGTCGATCTCCCCGGACGTCAACGATCCCGGAGCCCGCAACGTCTCCTACGACCAGCTGGTCGCCGCCTACCTCGAAGCCGCCAACGGCCTCGTCGACGGGGGTGCCGACCTCATCATCGTCGAGACGATCTTCGATTCGCTGAACTCCAAGGCGGCGGTGTTCGCCATCGAGACGCTGTTCGAGGAGCGCGGACGCCGCTGGCCGGTCATCATCTCGGGCACCATCACGGATGCTTCAGGACGGACACTGTCCGGCCAGGTCACCGAGGCATTCTGGAACGCGATCAGGCACGCGAAGCCGCTCGCGGTCGGCCTCAACTGCGCCCTTGGCGCGCCGGAGATGAGGCCCTACATCGCCGAGGTGGCGCGGATCGCCGACACCTTCGTCTCCTGCTACCCGAACGCCGGCCTCCCCAACGCCTTCGGTGAGTACGACGAGTCCCCGGAGGCTCAGGCCAGCTACATCAAGGAGTTCGCCGAGGCCGGCCTGGTCAACCTGGTCGGTGGTTGCTGCGGAACGGCGCCGCCGCACATCGCCGAGATCGCCAAGGTCGTCGAGGGTAAACCGCCCCGCGAGCTGCCGGAGATCGAAGTGGCCACCCGGCTCTCAGGCCTGGAGCCGCTCAACATCACCGACGACTCCCTGTTCGTGAACATCGGTGAGCGCACCAACATCACCGGCTCCGCCCGGTTCCGCAACCTGATCAAGGCCGAGGACTACGACACCGCGCTGTCGGTCGCCCTGCAACAGGTTGAGGTCGGTGCGCAGGTCATCGACATCAACATGGACGAGGGCATGATCGACGGCGTCGCCGCGATGGACCGGTTCACCAAGCTGATCGCGGCCGAGCCGGATATCAGCCGCGTCCCGGTGATGATCGACTCCTCCAAGTGGGAGGTCATCGAGGCGGGCCTGAAGAACGTGCAGGGCAAGCCGATCGTCAACTCGATCTCCATGAAGGAGGGCGAGGAGAAGTTCATCCGCGAGGCACGGCTGTGCCGCAAGTACGGCGCCGCCGTCGTCGTGATGGCCTTCGACGAGCAGGGCCAGGCCGACAACCTGGAGCGCCGCAAGGAGATCTGCGGGCGCGCCTACCGGATCCTGACCGAAGAGGTCGGCTTCCCGGCCGAGGACATCATCTTCGACCCGAACTGCTTCGCGCTGGCGACAGGTATCGAGGAGCACGCGACGTACGGGATCGACTTCATTCAGGCCTGCGCCTGGATCAAGGAGAACCTTCCCGGGGTGCACATCTCCGGCGGTATCTCGAACGTGTCGTTCTCGTTCCGGGGCAACAACCCCGTCCGCGAGGCGATCCACGCGGTGTTCCTGTTCCACGCCATCAAGGCCGGTTTGGACATGGGCATCGTCAACGCTGGCGCGCTGGTGCCCTACGACTCGATCGACCCCGAGCTGCGGGACCGCATCGAGGACGTCGTCCTGAACCGTCGCGAGGACGCGGCCGAGAGGCTCCTGGAGATCGCCGAACGGTTCAATAGCAAGGACAAAGCCGAGGACCCGGTGGCAGCCGAGTGGCGCACCCTCCCGGTCCGCGAGCGGATCACACACGCCCTGGTCAAGGGCATCGACGCCGACGTCGAGTCCGACACCGAGGAACTGCGGGCCGAGATCGCTGGCGCGGGTGGCCGCCCGATCGAGGTGATCGAGGGCCCGCTGATGGACGGCATGAACGTCGTCGGTGACCTCTTCGGCGCGGGGAAGATGTTCCTTCCCCAGGTCGTGAAGTCGGCCCGGGTCATGAAGAAGGCCGTTGCGTACCTGCTGCCGTTCATCGAGGCGGAGAAGGAGCAGTCCGGTGCCGCCGCGAGTAAGGACACCAACGGCACGATCATCATGGCGACGGTCAAGGGGGACGTCCACGACATCGGCAAGAACATCGTCGGCGTCGTCCTGCAGTGCAACAACTACGAGGTGATCGACCTCGGTGTGATGGTGCCCGCCCAGAAGATCCTGGACGCGGCGAAGGAGCACAACGCCGACATCATCGGGCTGTCCGGCCTGATCACCCCGTCGCTGGACGAGATGGTCAACTTCGCCGTCGAGATGGAGCGCCAGGGTCTGGAGATCCCGCTGCTGATCGGCGGCGCGACCACCTCGCGCGCTCACACGGCGGTGAAGGTGTCGCCGCGTCGCAGCGGTCCGGTGGTCTGGGTCAAGGACGCCTCCCGGTCGGTGCCGGTCGCCGCTGCGCTGCTCGACGACAAGCAGCGTCCAGCCCTGCTGGAGGCCACCGAGACCGACTATGCAGCCCTGCGCGAACGGCACGCCCAGAAGAACGAGCGGCCGATGCTGACGCTGGAGAAGGCGCGCGCGAACCGGACGCCGATCGCATGGGACGACTACACGCCACCGGTGCCCGCTCAGGGCATCGGCGTGCGCGAGTTCCTCGACTATGACCTCGCCGAGCTGCGCGAGTACATCGACTGGCAGCCGTTCTTCAACGCCTGGGAGATGAAGGGCAGATTCCCCGACATCCTCAACAACCCGGTCTCGGGTGAGACCGCCCGCAAGCTGTACGACGACGCCCAGGAGATGCTCGACACCCTGATCAAGGAGAAGTGGCTGACCGCCAACGGCGTCATCGGGTTCTTCCCCGCGAACGCGGTCGGCGACGATATCGAGGTCTACACCGACGACACTCGTACCGAGGTGCTGACCACGTTGTGCAATCTGCGCCAGCAGGGCGAGCACCGGGACGGCATCCCGAACCGGAGCCTCGGCGACTACATCGCGCCCAAGGACACCGGCCTGGCTGACTACGTCGGCTCCTTCGCCGTCACGGCGGGGCTCGGCAGCCAAGACAAGATCGTCGAGTTCAAGGCCGCCAACGACGACTACAACGCGATCCTGCTTGAGTCACTCGCCGACCGGCTGGCAGAGGCGTTCGCCGAACGGATGCACCAACGGGTCCGCAAGGAGTTCTGGGGATTCCAACCGGACGAGCAGCTGGACAACGAGGCGCTGATCGGTGAGAAGTACAGGGGAATCCGCCCAGCGCCGGGCTACCCGGCCTGCCCGGAACACACCGAGAAGGCGACGCTCTGGGAGTTGATGGATGTCAAGGAGCGCGCCGGCATTGAGCTGACCGAGTCGATGGCGATGTGGCCCGGTGCCGCCGTCAGCGGCTGGTATTACTCGCACCCGCAGTCGCAGTACTTCGTGGTCGGCCGGATCGCCCAGGACCAGGTGGCCGACTACGCGAAGCGCAAGGGCTGGACCCTGAAGGAAGCCGAACGCTGGCTCGCCCCCAACCTCGGCTACAACCCGGAGGACTGA
- a CDS encoding SDR family oxidoreductase, translated as MTILVTGATGNIGRRVVDHLITLGAKDIRALTANPTKAQLPDSVTAITGYLGRPDSLRAALDGVERVYLAPYTETLTATLALMKEAGVQYVVALSGGAHWSEHADAVTASGLPHTQLGPGEFCENFAMWADQIRTTQTVAEPYPDAVEAPVSMDDIARVAAHLLTGPQDPHLSRMYDLTGPKALSRGQIAEQIGVGIGVPVTVQHCNRTEAEELLRPVMGDGVQWYFDLFSAGSEPQVANDAVEQLTGTPAMSMAQWAAANADQFR; from the coding sequence ATGACGATTCTGGTGACCGGGGCAACAGGAAACATCGGCAGGCGCGTGGTGGATCATCTGATCACGCTGGGCGCCAAGGACATCCGCGCACTCACCGCCAACCCGACCAAGGCCCAGCTGCCCGATTCTGTGACTGCGATCACCGGCTACCTGGGCAGACCAGATTCCCTGCGGGCGGCGCTGGACGGTGTCGAGCGCGTCTACCTGGCTCCCTACACGGAGACCCTGACGGCCACGCTGGCACTGATGAAGGAAGCCGGCGTGCAGTACGTCGTGGCGTTGTCGGGCGGCGCACACTGGTCTGAGCACGCCGACGCCGTGACGGCATCGGGGTTACCCCACACGCAACTGGGGCCCGGCGAATTCTGCGAGAACTTCGCGATGTGGGCCGATCAGATCCGGACCACGCAGACCGTGGCCGAGCCGTATCCGGACGCCGTCGAGGCACCGGTCTCGATGGACGATATCGCCCGGGTGGCGGCGCACCTGCTCACCGGGCCGCAGGACCCTCACCTGTCGAGGATGTATGACCTCACCGGCCCGAAGGCGCTGAGCCGCGGCCAGATCGCCGAACAGATCGGCGTGGGCATCGGCGTGCCGGTGACGGTGCAGCACTGCAACCGCACCGAGGCCGAGGAGTTGTTGCGACCCGTCATGGGCGACGGCGTGCAGTGGTATTTCGACCTGTTCAGTGCAGGTTCCGAGCCACAGGTCGCCAATGACGCGGTCGAACAGCTGACGGGCACACCGGCGATGTCGATGGCTCAGTGGGCGGCCGCCAACGCCGACCAGTTCCGCTGA
- a CDS encoding HAD family phosphatase, with the protein MRAVLWDMDGTLVDSEKLWDLALQELYRRRGAVLSAEVRESTVGGSADDVMAIVYADLGLAPDAESVTREIDWLHVYTGELFEAGLPWQPGARELLDALTAEGVPMALVTNTRRDLTEQALKSIGRHYFSVTVCGDEVARGKPAPDAYLRAAELMGFDAFDCVAIEDSVAGTTAAEVAGCAVVVVPNDIEVPASPRRRHISSLLDVSVDDLRAVHADLDRRPA; encoded by the coding sequence ATGCGTGCGGTGCTCTGGGACATGGATGGCACGTTGGTGGACTCCGAGAAACTGTGGGATCTCGCGTTGCAGGAGTTGTACCGGCGCAGGGGAGCGGTGCTGTCGGCGGAGGTGCGCGAGAGCACGGTCGGCGGTTCGGCGGACGATGTGATGGCGATCGTCTACGCGGACCTGGGTCTGGCGCCCGATGCCGAGTCGGTGACGCGCGAAATCGACTGGCTGCACGTTTACACCGGTGAACTCTTCGAGGCTGGGCTGCCCTGGCAGCCCGGGGCCAGGGAACTGCTCGACGCGCTGACCGCTGAGGGCGTTCCGATGGCATTGGTCACCAATACCCGCCGTGACCTCACCGAGCAGGCGCTCAAGAGCATTGGGCGGCACTACTTCTCCGTCACGGTCTGCGGTGACGAAGTGGCGCGGGGAAAGCCCGCGCCAGACGCCTATCTGCGCGCGGCGGAGCTGATGGGGTTCGATGCCTTCGACTGTGTCGCGATCGAGGACTCGGTTGCCGGGACCACGGCGGCCGAAGTCGCCGGATGCGCGGTCGTGGTGGTGCCCAATGACATCGAGGTCCCCGCCAGCCCTCGGCGCAGGCACATCAGCTCGCTTCTCGATGTGTCGGTCGACGATCTGCGGGCCGTGCACGCCGACCTGGACCGTCGCCCGGCATAG
- a CDS encoding sugar porter family MFS transporter produces the protein MAGQGPPVDDSSSAITDENFASGHTAIRIASVAALGGLLFGYDSAVINGAVDSIQEDFGIGNAELGFAVASALLGAAAGAMTAGRIADRIGRISVMKIAAVLFLISAFGTGFAHDVWTVVLFRIVGGIGVGVASVIAPAYIAETSPPSIRGRLGSLQQLAIVSGIFLSFVVNWLLQWAAGGPNEPLWLGLDAWRWMFLAMAVPAVLYGGLAFTIPESPRYLVASHKIPEARRVLTMLLGQKNLEITITRIRETLEREDKPSLRDLRKPTGGIYGIVWVGLGLSIFQQFVGINVIFYYSNVLWQAVGFSADESAIYTVITSVINVLTTLIAIALIDKIGRKPLLLIGSTGMAVTLITMSIIFANATVGPDGNPSLPGASGVIALIAANLFVVAFGMSWGPVVWVLLGEMFPNRIRAAALGIAAAGQWAANWLITVTFPGLREYLGLAYGFYGLCAILSGVFVWRWVMETKGVTLEDMHGEILGKDKPRANI, from the coding sequence ATGGCTGGTCAGGGTCCTCCGGTTGACGACTCGTCGTCGGCCATCACTGATGAGAACTTCGCGTCCGGGCACACGGCCATCCGGATCGCCTCGGTCGCGGCGCTGGGCGGCCTTTTGTTCGGCTACGACAGTGCCGTCATCAACGGTGCGGTCGACTCGATTCAGGAGGACTTCGGGATCGGCAACGCCGAACTGGGCTTCGCCGTGGCATCGGCACTTCTCGGAGCTGCCGCGGGTGCCATGACCGCGGGCCGCATCGCGGACAGGATCGGTCGCATCTCGGTGATGAAGATCGCCGCTGTGCTCTTCCTGATCAGCGCTTTCGGCACGGGATTCGCCCATGACGTGTGGACCGTCGTGCTGTTCCGGATTGTCGGCGGTATCGGCGTCGGCGTGGCGTCGGTGATCGCACCCGCCTACATCGCCGAGACCTCGCCACCGAGCATTCGTGGCCGGCTCGGGTCGCTGCAGCAGCTCGCCATCGTGTCGGGCATCTTCCTGTCATTCGTCGTCAACTGGCTGCTCCAATGGGCGGCGGGTGGCCCCAACGAACCGCTGTGGCTGGGGCTGGACGCCTGGCGCTGGATGTTCCTGGCGATGGCGGTGCCTGCGGTCCTGTACGGCGGACTGGCGTTCACCATTCCCGAGTCACCGCGGTATCTCGTTGCCAGTCACAAGATTCCGGAAGCCCGCCGGGTGCTCACCATGCTGCTCGGACAGAAGAACCTGGAAATCACCATCACCCGAATCCGGGAGACGCTGGAGCGTGAGGACAAGCCGTCCTTGCGGGACCTGCGAAAGCCGACGGGCGGCATCTACGGCATCGTCTGGGTTGGCCTCGGGCTGTCGATATTCCAGCAGTTCGTCGGTATCAACGTCATCTTCTACTACTCCAACGTGCTGTGGCAGGCGGTGGGATTCAGTGCCGACGAGTCGGCCATCTACACCGTGATCACGTCGGTGATCAACGTGCTGACCACGCTGATCGCGATCGCGTTGATCGACAAGATCGGTCGCAAGCCGCTCCTGCTGATCGGCTCGACCGGCATGGCGGTGACCCTGATCACGATGTCCATCATCTTCGCCAACGCCACCGTGGGTCCCGATGGCAATCCCAGCCTTCCCGGCGCGTCCGGGGTCATCGCACTGATCGCGGCGAACCTCTTCGTGGTCGCGTTCGGCATGTCCTGGGGCCCGGTGGTGTGGGTGCTGTTGGGCGAGATGTTCCCCAACCGCATCCGCGCTGCGGCGCTGGGCATCGCCGCGGCAGGTCAGTGGGCGGCCAACTGGCTGATCACGGTGACGTTCCCGGGCCTGCGCGAGTACCTCGGTCTGGCCTACGGCTTCTACGGCCTCTGTGCCATCCTGTCCGGCGTGTTCGTGTGGCGGTGGGTGATGGAGACAAAGGGCGTGACCCTGGAGGACATGCACGGCGAGATCCTCGGCAAGGACAAACCGAGGGCCAACATCTGA
- a CDS encoding phosphoribosyl-ATP diphosphatase: MKQSRPVKTFDTLFAELTERARTRPAGSGTVAALDGGVHALGKKIIEEAGEVWLAAEHEGDEALAEEISQLLYWTQVLMVARGLTLDDVYAKL; encoded by the coding sequence GTGAAACAATCGCGACCCGTGAAGACCTTCGACACCCTGTTCGCCGAACTCACCGAGCGAGCGCGCACCCGGCCCGCGGGCAGCGGCACGGTCGCCGCGCTCGACGGCGGCGTCCACGCGCTGGGCAAGAAGATCATCGAGGAGGCCGGCGAGGTGTGGCTGGCCGCCGAACACGAGGGCGATGAGGCCCTGGCCGAGGAGATCAGCCAGCTCCTCTACTGGACGCAGGTTCTGATGGTCGCCCGTGGGCTGACCCTCGACGACGTCTACGCCAAGCTATGA
- the hisG gene encoding ATP phosphoribosyltransferase encodes MLRVAVPNKGALSEAAAEILSEAGYRRRRDPKDLTVVDPVNNVEFFFLRPKDIAIYVGSGELDLGITGRDLAADSAAPVSERLALGFGNSTFRYAGPVGRDWTVADLAGKRIATAFPNLVRNNLADNGIEATVIRLDGAVEISVQLGVADVIADVVGSGRTLSLHDLVAFGEPLCDSEAVLIERVDADPAHAAAREQLTKRVQGVVFGQQYLMLDYDCPRSVLDRATAVTPGLESPTIAPLADEAWVAVRALVPRRDVNAIMDEIAAIGAKAILASDIRFCRF; translated from the coding sequence ATGTTGCGCGTTGCGGTCCCCAACAAGGGTGCGCTGAGCGAGGCGGCCGCCGAGATCCTGTCCGAGGCCGGATACCGCCGCCGCCGGGACCCGAAGGACCTGACGGTTGTCGACCCCGTCAACAACGTCGAGTTCTTCTTCCTGCGTCCCAAGGACATCGCGATCTACGTCGGATCCGGCGAGTTGGATCTGGGCATCACCGGCCGCGATCTGGCCGCGGACTCCGCCGCCCCGGTCAGCGAGCGGCTGGCGCTGGGATTCGGCAATTCCACCTTCCGCTATGCCGGGCCTGTCGGTCGGGACTGGACGGTGGCGGATCTCGCCGGAAAGCGCATCGCCACGGCCTTCCCGAATCTGGTCCGGAACAATCTCGCGGACAACGGCATCGAAGCCACGGTGATTCGGCTCGACGGTGCCGTGGAGATCTCCGTGCAGCTGGGGGTGGCGGACGTGATCGCCGATGTGGTCGGCTCGGGCCGCACGTTGAGCCTGCACGATCTGGTGGCCTTCGGTGAGCCGCTGTGCGATTCAGAGGCCGTCCTCATCGAGCGGGTCGACGCCGACCCGGCCCACGCCGCCGCGCGCGAGCAGCTCACCAAGCGAGTGCAGGGCGTCGTGTTCGGGCAGCAGTACCTGATGTTGGACTACGACTGCCCGCGTTCTGTCCTGGATCGCGCGACCGCCGTCACGCCCGGTCTTGAGTCACCCACGATCGCGCCGCTGGCCGACGAGGCGTGGGTGGCCGTGCGCGCCCTGGTGCCGCGGCGTGACGTCAACGCCATCATGGACGAGATCGCGGCGATCGGAGCCAAGGCAATATTGGCTTCCGACATCCGGTTTTGTCGCTTTTGA
- a CDS encoding DUF4126 family protein yields MTQVLVLLLALLIGVVAGLRALTPPAVVAWGAALNWLPVDGTWAQWVGHPITVTVLTILLVVELVTDQLPSTPPRTVTPQFAARILTGAFAGAVIGAGFHYTFSSIGAGVIGAVLGTLGGYQARRRLVEANGGRDLPVALTEDVIAVLGGLAVVALVSTL; encoded by the coding sequence ATGACGCAAGTGCTCGTGCTGCTTCTGGCTCTGTTGATCGGTGTCGTCGCGGGCCTCCGGGCACTGACGCCGCCCGCGGTCGTCGCCTGGGGCGCGGCTCTGAATTGGCTTCCCGTGGACGGTACCTGGGCGCAGTGGGTGGGCCATCCCATCACGGTCACGGTCCTGACCATCCTTCTGGTGGTGGAACTGGTCACCGATCAGTTGCCGTCCACACCGCCCCGCACGGTGACCCCGCAGTTTGCGGCGCGCATCCTGACCGGCGCCTTCGCAGGAGCCGTCATCGGGGCGGGGTTTCACTACACGTTCAGCTCGATCGGTGCCGGTGTCATCGGCGCCGTCCTCGGCACCCTCGGCGGCTATCAGGCGCGCCGCCGTCTGGTCGAGGCCAACGGCGGGCGTGACCTTCCGGTCGCCCTGACCGAGGACGTCATCGCCGTGCTGGGTGGCCTCGCCGTCGTGGCACTCGTCTCGACGCTCTGA
- a CDS encoding FAD-containing oxidoreductase: MPREFDAIIVGAGQAGPPLAGRLTEAGQTVAVIERKLVGGTCVNYGCIPTKTLVASAHAAHVARRGADFGIATGDVTVDMARVKARKDQIMLGDRHGVESWLEGMTGCTLIRGHARFEGPHTIRVDDEVLTASQIFLNVGGRATVPDIPGLADIDYLTNVGILDLDELPSHLVVVGGSYIALEFAQMYRRFGARVSVVERGPRLTAREDEDVSAAIKDILEAEGIDVHLDATAMRIIKHDSDSGGFDLYPRDGADPISGTHLLVATGRRPNTDDLGLSVAGVALDARGYIATDDQLRTNVDGIWAMGDCNGKGAFTHTSYNDFEIVAANLLDDDPRRVSDRITTYALYIDPPLGRAGMSVAEVRASGRRALVGKRPMTRVGRAVEKGETQGFMKVLVDAETEEILGAAILGVGGDEVVQDILDVMTAKLPYTAISRTMHIHPTVSELVPTMLQELSPLS, from the coding sequence GTGCCTCGCGAGTTCGACGCCATCATCGTCGGCGCCGGCCAGGCGGGTCCGCCACTGGCCGGCCGGCTGACCGAGGCCGGGCAGACTGTCGCCGTCATCGAGCGCAAACTCGTTGGGGGCACATGCGTCAACTACGGCTGCATTCCCACCAAGACGCTGGTGGCCAGCGCGCACGCCGCCCACGTCGCCCGTCGCGGCGCGGACTTCGGGATCGCCACCGGCGATGTCACGGTCGATATGGCGAGGGTCAAGGCCCGCAAGGACCAGATCATGCTCGGTGACCGTCACGGCGTGGAGTCGTGGCTGGAGGGCATGACGGGTTGCACCCTCATCCGCGGCCACGCCCGATTCGAGGGCCCGCACACCATCCGGGTCGACGACGAGGTGCTGACGGCCAGCCAGATCTTCCTCAACGTCGGTGGCCGCGCGACGGTGCCCGACATTCCGGGGCTGGCCGATATCGACTACCTCACCAACGTCGGAATCCTCGACCTCGACGAACTGCCATCCCATCTCGTTGTGGTCGGTGGCAGTTACATCGCACTCGAGTTCGCCCAGATGTACCGCAGATTCGGTGCGAGGGTCAGCGTCGTGGAGCGGGGCCCGCGGCTCACCGCCCGTGAGGACGAGGACGTGTCGGCCGCCATCAAGGACATCCTCGAGGCCGAGGGCATCGACGTCCATCTCGACGCGACCGCCATGCGGATCATCAAGCACGACAGTGATTCTGGGGGATTTGACCTGTACCCCCGCGACGGTGCCGATCCGATCAGCGGTACGCACCTACTCGTCGCGACGGGGCGGCGGCCCAACACCGACGATCTCGGCCTGTCTGTTGCGGGAGTGGCACTGGACGCGCGCGGCTACATCGCGACCGACGATCAGTTGCGCACCAACGTCGACGGCATCTGGGCGATGGGGGACTGCAACGGCAAGGGCGCCTTCACCCACACGTCATACAACGACTTCGAGATCGTTGCGGCCAACCTGCTCGATGACGATCCGCGCCGGGTGAGCGATCGGATCACCACCTACGCCCTCTACATCGATCCGCCGTTGGGTCGGGCGGGTATGTCGGTCGCCGAGGTACGAGCCTCGGGGCGAAGGGCATTGGTCGGCAAGCGCCCGATGACGCGCGTCGGTCGCGCCGTCGAGAAGGGCGAGACGCAGGGATTCATGAAGGTGCTCGTCGACGCCGAGACCGAGGAGATCCTCGGTGCGGCAATCCTCGGGGTCGGCGGTGACGAGGTGGTGCAGGACATCCTGGACGTGATGACCGCGAAGCTTCCCTACACCGCCATCTCGCGGACCATGCACATCCACCCGACGGTCAGCGAGCTGGTGCCGACCATGCTTCAGGAGTTGTCGCCGTTGAGTTAG
- a CDS encoding flavodoxin family protein — protein MTAPENPNTLQPSIAVCHHSGFGHTTVLADAVAAGAESGGARVAVIAVDAIAESDWDVLDAADAIVFGSATYMGNVSAAFQAFAEKTGRRCMNGTWRDKIAAGFTNSGAKSGDKLSALISLAVFAAQHHMHWVNLGLPPGWNSSSGSEHDLNRLGFWLGAGTQTDVDASPDQLHPADVATCEHLGRRVALVTRQMMTGRTVAPPNSTATTPEAWSAPAR, from the coding sequence GTGACCGCCCCCGAGAACCCCAATACCCTCCAGCCCAGCATCGCCGTCTGCCATCACTCCGGCTTCGGCCACACCACGGTGCTCGCGGACGCGGTGGCCGCGGGCGCGGAGTCCGGTGGCGCCCGGGTGGCGGTGATCGCCGTGGACGCCATCGCCGAGTCGGACTGGGACGTCCTCGACGCAGCCGACGCGATCGTCTTCGGCAGCGCCACCTACATGGGCAACGTCTCGGCGGCGTTTCAGGCCTTCGCCGAGAAGACCGGACGCCGTTGCATGAACGGGACGTGGCGCGACAAAATCGCGGCCGGCTTCACCAACTCGGGAGCCAAGAGCGGCGACAAGCTCTCTGCGCTGATCTCGTTGGCGGTGTTCGCCGCTCAACACCACATGCACTGGGTGAACCTGGGCCTGCCACCCGGGTGGAACAGCAGCTCGGGAAGCGAGCACGACCTGAACCGACTCGGGTTCTGGCTGGGCGCAGGGACGCAGACCGACGTCGACGCGAGCCCCGATCAGCTGCACCCCGCCGACGTCGCGACGTGCGAGCACCTCGGCCGCAGGGTGGCGCTGGTGACACGCCAGATGATGACGGGACGTACTGTGGCGCCGCCTAACTCAACGGCGACAACTCCTGAAGCATGGTCGGCACCAGCTCGCTGA
- a CDS encoding SRPBCC family protein — translation MSAREGRLTVDGDRAVLHFERRLPYPIETVWSAITEPAHRDRWMGKTSIDPRRGGAIETVASGPPLSPDQKRMTGRILVWDPPRVFEHEWHQPIVEPGVVRYELEADGDATLLRFTHRGLGVPNASGFQPGTQAYLDRLEAHLAGVPLPNWVDRYRDIAGVSPLAHLKETP, via the coding sequence GTGAGCGCGCGCGAGGGACGCCTGACCGTCGATGGCGATCGCGCCGTGCTGCACTTCGAGCGCAGACTCCCCTACCCGATTGAGACGGTGTGGTCGGCGATCACCGAGCCGGCGCACCGGGACCGCTGGATGGGCAAGACGTCCATCGACCCCCGCCGGGGCGGCGCCATCGAGACGGTGGCCTCGGGTCCCCCACTGTCGCCCGACCAGAAGCGCATGACTGGCCGAATCCTGGTGTGGGATCCCCCACGGGTTTTCGAGCACGAGTGGCATCAGCCGATCGTCGAGCCCGGGGTCGTGCGCTACGAGCTGGAAGCCGACGGCGACGCAACACTGCTGCGTTTCACCCACCGCGGACTCGGAGTGCCCAATGCCTCGGGATTCCAGCCGGGCACGCAGGCCTACCTCGACCGGCTCGAGGCCCATCTCGCCGGGGTGCCACTGCCCAACTGGGTCGACCGCTATCGCGACATCGCCGGCGTCTCACCGCTGGCCCACCTCAAGGAGACACCGTGA